The following proteins come from a genomic window of Bradysia coprophila strain Holo2 unplaced genomic scaffold, BU_Bcop_v1 contig_138, whole genome shotgun sequence:
- the LOC119073704 gene encoding calcium-binding mitochondrial carrier protein SCaMC-2-A isoform X3: protein MALEQTNLPLAGDILDDFAIIFRELLNKYLDIGEDMNIPDDFTPNEMQTGKWWRHLAAGGIAGAVSRTCTAPLDRLKVFLQVQTTKARISDSFIYMLKEGGVRSFWRGNGINVLKIAPETAIKFAAYEQVKRLIRQNESRQMTIYERFVAGACAGGFSQTVIYPFEVLKTRLALRKTGQYKGIADATAKIYHAEGIRSFYRGYIPNLLGIIPYAGIDLAVYETLKKKYLNHHQTEQPSFWLLLGCGSVSSTLGQVCSYPLALVRTRLQAQVITAETAIKSQHTMVGTFRRIIATEGVSGLYRGITPNFIKVLPAVSISYVVYEYTSRALGVNMT, encoded by the exons ATGGCATTAGAACAGACAAATTTACCCTTGGCGGGTGATATTTTGGATGATTTTGCGATTATATTCCGGGAGCTATTGAACAAG TACCTCGACATTGGAGAGGACATGAATATACCCGATGATTTCACGCCGAACGAAATGCAAACGGGCAAATGGTGGAGACATTTGGCAGCTGGTGGAATTGCTGGTGCAGTTTCACGAACGTGTACAGCTCCTTTAGATAGACTGAAAGTATTCCTACAA GTGCAAACAACAAAAGCTAGAATCTCAGACAGTTTTATTTATATGCTAAAGGAGGGCGGCGTGCGAAGTTTTTGGCGAGGCAACGGTATTAATGTCCTTAAAATAGCACCGGAAACGGCTATCAAATTTGCTGCTTATGAACAAGTGAAACGATTGATTAGACAAAATGAATCGCGACAGATGACAATCTACGAACGATTCGTGGCAGGAGCGTGTGCTGGCGGCTTCAGTCAGACCGTTATTTATCCATTCGAAGTATTAAAAACACGATTAGCATTAAGAAAGACAGGCCAATATAAGGGCATTGCGGATGCAACAGCGAAAATCTATCACGCTGAAGGGATTAGAAGCTTTTATCGCGGTTACATTCCAAATCTGTTGGGTATCATCCCGTATGCTGGTATTGATTTGGCTGTTTATGAAACATTGAAGAAGAAATACTTGAATCACCATCAAACGGAACAGCCCAGCTTCTGGCTACTTCTGGGTTGCGGTAGCGTATCAAGTACATTAGGACAAGTATGCTCGTATCCACTGGCGCTGGTGCGGACACGTTTACAAGCACAAG TAATAACTGCAGAGACTGCCATTAAATCACAGCATACAATGGTCGGTACATTCCGTCGCATAATTGCAACCGAAGGTGTCAGCGGTTTATATCGAGGCATCACgccgaatttcatcaaagtattGCCGGCTGTATCAATTAGCT
- the LOC119073704 gene encoding calcium-binding mitochondrial carrier protein SCaMC-2-A isoform X4, whose amino-acid sequence MRDKDTTYLDIGEDMNIPDDFTPNEMQTGKWWRHLAAGGIAGAVSRTCTAPLDRLKVFLQVQTTKARISDSFIYMLKEGGVRSFWRGNGINVLKIAPETAIKFAAYEQVKRLIRQNESRQMTIYERFVAGACAGGFSQTVIYPFEVLKTRLALRKTGQYKGIADATAKIYHAEGIRSFYRGYIPNLLGIIPYAGIDLAVYETLKKKYLNHHQTEQPSFWLLLGCGSVSSTLGQVCSYPLALVRTRLQAQVITAETAIKSQHTMVGTFRRIIATEGVSGLYRGITPNFIKVLPAVSISYVVYEYTSRALGVNMT is encoded by the exons ATGAGAGACAAGGACACTACC TACCTCGACATTGGAGAGGACATGAATATACCCGATGATTTCACGCCGAACGAAATGCAAACGGGCAAATGGTGGAGACATTTGGCAGCTGGTGGAATTGCTGGTGCAGTTTCACGAACGTGTACAGCTCCTTTAGATAGACTGAAAGTATTCCTACAA GTGCAAACAACAAAAGCTAGAATCTCAGACAGTTTTATTTATATGCTAAAGGAGGGCGGCGTGCGAAGTTTTTGGCGAGGCAACGGTATTAATGTCCTTAAAATAGCACCGGAAACGGCTATCAAATTTGCTGCTTATGAACAAGTGAAACGATTGATTAGACAAAATGAATCGCGACAGATGACAATCTACGAACGATTCGTGGCAGGAGCGTGTGCTGGCGGCTTCAGTCAGACCGTTATTTATCCATTCGAAGTATTAAAAACACGATTAGCATTAAGAAAGACAGGCCAATATAAGGGCATTGCGGATGCAACAGCGAAAATCTATCACGCTGAAGGGATTAGAAGCTTTTATCGCGGTTACATTCCAAATCTGTTGGGTATCATCCCGTATGCTGGTATTGATTTGGCTGTTTATGAAACATTGAAGAAGAAATACTTGAATCACCATCAAACGGAACAGCCCAGCTTCTGGCTACTTCTGGGTTGCGGTAGCGTATCAAGTACATTAGGACAAGTATGCTCGTATCCACTGGCGCTGGTGCGGACACGTTTACAAGCACAAG TAATAACTGCAGAGACTGCCATTAAATCACAGCATACAATGGTCGGTACATTCCGTCGCATAATTGCAACCGAAGGTGTCAGCGGTTTATATCGAGGCATCACgccgaatttcatcaaagtattGCCGGCTGTATCAATTAGCT